In Gossypium hirsutum isolate 1008001.06 chromosome D01, Gossypium_hirsutum_v2.1, whole genome shotgun sequence, the genomic window GAAAGGAGGTCCCACATTGCCTCAATGACTCATTCAGTGCCATGACATGATCTAATAGAAAAGTgcttttgattctttttttttttttaaatatctttttGAAAGCTTCTAACAGTTCATTCAAAAAATAACTCCTACAAGCGTAGGTAAATTTTAGATGGTACAGTAGATGGCCCTGCTTTGTGGGAATATATGTTTTGAATGGTTTGCTCAGATTTGAACATCCAAGAGATGATGTATGTCTTAATTATACAGTAAAAAGGAAGGAACACGAGCGTTGTTACAAAGTTACTAAGGCATCACATTCTTATTCCCTCCTATCGTAGAATTCTGCAATAAATGGTTGGTCCCCTACGCCATCTTTCACATGCCAAACCCCAACAAATCTTCACTTACTTTCATAATACAAGTAACCTGTATTCTAGTGGGAATTCACGCTCGACGTCTTTATACGTTTTCAAGTTCAGGCTCATTTTTTATTGACTCcactcatttaaaaattttattttattactaaaaatttagtaagtatttttttagtttttataattagattttaattttaaaaatactttttattatttaaattgaattcgaGTTAAGATACCATAAATTTCACATTACTTAATAAACTACAACTCTCAATTTTGTATAACTTTCATTAAGCTTTCTTTTATCGATTGATATTGGTTTGTTCTATTTTCATTTACATGTAATAAGTTGAATAGGTTAGATCATTCATTTTTAATTCAGTTGACGGATAATGTTTCTGTTTTCCACCACAAAATTTGGGTCtctatgaataaagttctatagtcaatttatttaaactaaatttacaaataatctcGAATTTGATTAACTGGTAGCATAAACCAAAAAACTTGAGTTGTAATGTGTtatgaaactaattaaaattttgtccatctttcaattaatagtatagctatgatgAGTAAATATATTATTCTCACGAGGACTACAACTACTAGTAATTATCATTTTTCTATTACTTAACCAAATAATTCGAGTGatcaattaaaaactaaaattaactaatttaattattaacaaaCACTGCCAAaaacaaatcaggaaaataatcgaataacaaCCAAGAAACGAAACAATACACAAGAAAGAATTCATCCATatttcatctgtcactatcaatctaaattacgcaatttcttaaCTTAGCACATTGATCCGTAGAAATATCTAAATTATGGTGATATATCTTTCGAGCacaagagcaactgactctaagttgattaattgaattttttttctaatgaaactccctattatcgcattaactcgtgcTATGACTTCTCCTATTAGATTTAGCTTTAATCTGGTATATTTATGTCATCGTATTTATGGGAtggcatgcaactccactcaattacacaATATTTAATCTTAAACAGAGCCTATTCAAACAACGATTTAAGCACATCGAACATGGATCAATactctagaaatattaaaccaagaattaagcatacataattgataACAAGAAActaattatttattatgtaaaatAAGAATTAAACAATAGAATTCACCATAgagttcatctcccttaggtatttagaaaattagttcatgcttaaaAATAGAAACATCCAATAGGCAATATAtaggaaataaataaagaaactcCTGATAACTTCCTAAGAAATCAATTAAGAATCTTCAATTTTGACAGAAATCTGCTTCAAAGCCAGCTTTAATGGTGtttttcaagttattttcttGAATATTCCATGACGACTCACTCTTATATTCTTATTTTTGTCACATATACATCTTAGAATGtccaaaaaccctaaaaatcatgaTTTTCCGTTATTCGGTGCACTCTTGTGAAATCGACACGGCCTACCACATACCTGtatgggtcacacgactgtgtggtctaGCCATGTGAAATGGTTCAGCCCATGTGTCTCTTGTAGcttgtttcgatgcttcgatttttacttattttactcccaagtgctctattaggcattaaaacatgaatttaaaagattaagaGCATAAAATTTACAAGTAACatcaaataatcacccaaaaacgcgttaaaaataaggttaaaatatgttacttttaaaaCTTATCAAGTTGAACCCATGAATCAAATCAGTTGAGTTAGACCTATAAACCAACCCCATTAATTACACATATGAACACAATGTCTCAATCCAAACCCATTGAAGTATTATGATATATGATAGAAAAAAGGTTAAGCAAAGTAGCCAAAAAGGTAATGAAGAAGTGGGTGACTTGGAGAATGGGTGGGGGTCCAGGATGATTATTATTACATTGAGTTTGTAAATATATAATAACGAGGTTGAAGTCCAAGAAGTCTTCCTTTGCTTCAAAGATTTGGTTGTTGAAGTGGGAACCTTTTGGTTTGAGCTCAAGTTCATGTTAGTGGATGTAGTTTTCCATTTTTGTCTCGAGAAGTAGTGGATGTAGTTACAACAGGAAAAGGAAACGGTATTGGTATTGGAATTGGAATTGGTTTTTTATTACTCGTGACAGAGACAACCCCACTTTTTAATCCTTCATCTTGTCTTAGTCGTAAAGACACTATTTTTTTTTGCTACTAATCAATGCTTAGTATATACTTTGTTGGGTTTTAGTTAAGGAATGGAACCATGTTTTTCAccaaatgtgaaaatatgattattttttctCTCAGAATTTGTGTGTGTGTTGGGAATGGGATAGAGATGTTCATACAATGGGTCGAgcttaaatattatattatttactttatgtttattCAAAGTCCAGCTAAACTCGAAATATGGGTTTAAAATATTAActcatatttgtaaaaatttattcAAGCTCATTTCAagtccatttatttttttaattatttataatattttaatttaatatttttttatttattaaaattttttatatagccatcttaatattattttaatgtttacattagggTAGTATTaatatttagtataggtttatttttttagtgtgttataaattacacaatataaggtattataaacttaaaaatgggtcGAGCTGGGCTCAAGTCTTGAATGTTCAAGCTCGAAcccaacccatattttaaaagggcttaattttttttcccaagcctatttttcgggcctaatatttttactcaaaccctctcAAATTTTGGGCAAGCCTTCGAGCTTGGGCAGCTAGCTCGACTCGAGAACAAGTCTAGACTAGGTTTAGGTGGGTCGGATTTGACTTCAATTGATATAATTTagttttggttaaattttgttgttagtCCCTGCACTTTGCAAAATTGTggatttaatccttgtactttaatttggtcgTTTTTAGTCCTAGtacttttcaaatattaaaattccAATCCTTACCAAACGAtagttgttaaatttattaagttaagttCAACTATTTTCTAAATCTAATAtggcaaacatattatcatattgtAATACCatgttaagtatttatttttgcataTTATTCACTAAAGTTTTAGTTAATGGGCTAGCAATTgggattttaaattttgaaaaggcATAGAGGCTTAAAGTGATCGAATTGGAAAATATAGATTAAATCTACAAATAAATACATAGGGCATTCTACACTAGATTTGATTATGGGCTGAGTAGatctaaaatttttggtctactttttgggtttgggtttgatatgattaaaaaaattggtttaagtTTCTGttcaaattaaaaatgttaaaatcgaGTGCGATTTGACCCACCTGTATTaaattttttggattattttttatataaaaataatttaaaaatataatacaccaaatatactaaaaatattaaaataaaaatttcccaACAACTTGAAAatacattataaaaaatttttatacttaaataacactaaaatagttgcaacttaacaaacaaatacaTCTAAATTAGTAGCAAAACAACAGTAAAACAATAGTGAATTACAACAACAAAACAACTGATTCAGGTCGCCCAAGACCAAAAAATCCTACCTGAGGCTCAATTTATTtagaaaatagattttattttgtccaaactcatttttcgaacttatatttttatccaaactcttCCATTTTCcaaataaacttttaaatttagaTAGATAACCTGACCAATAATAAAGTATAATACACCCCTTTGAAATTAACGCCCAGTTATTACTAATGCAACATATTAGGTATGGCTTTCCCTATCAAATGTGAAACATAATCTGACATTCACACGTTCCCTAACTACCAAGGATTATTATTAGTTTCGTTTCTTATAGGAAAGAAAGAAGCAGCACGAAATGCATGTACAATTGTAttcatttttttagattattttaaacTTCTAATTTTGGACACGAATTTACATCAATTGTATTTCTGTGTATCTCAAACTTGTATTAATGAGCCATCTTCTCTTGTTGCCAACATAGCTTGTCCTGCTTTAATAAATGTTACcatttaaaacattctaattgaGTTTTTCAAGTATTAATATCATATTAACCATCTTACTATTAACTTGAACATTAAATGCCGATTCAAATATGTCATGaattatatttaaaacatgtgtCTAATCATAATtacgtgtatatatattacataaataaCTTGGATCTACGGCGCTAGGAAAAAGATAAATAGCCctccttaatatttcaataatactTTGACGCACCACATACAAACTATCTATATGATAAGTTCATAGCTTCTAAATGTTTCGAACTGTCTTCGCTTTAAATCGGAATTTAATGCTTAAACTCACGACTAGGTTGATGAAAATTTGATGGGCGATAATATTAATAAGGAAAAGTTGTAATGGTGGATACAGTTAAAATTTGATGCAGTGATTGAATATAGAAATAGGTAGGTTAGGTCCTACTCCTATGTCTCTCTGAGCAAAACAAAATGCAGGAATCAACTAGGAATATTATAGTTTTGATTAGGCGTATCTCCAAACTCCATCACTGCAGTGTTATAGATTAGGGAATACAGATGTACAGCTGCCGACTTCACATGGCcaatttgcttccatttttagATTCAAAATTCTCCCTTTgtctttttaaatatttgttgtGTATAAGCTTTATTATGGCCACTGCCACTGCCACATTTAAGATTCCATTTTAACTCCGTTTATAGATATGGTGATAAGCATGAACAGCGGTTGTAATATCAAACTTCGTTATACACAATTCACATTTTGCTTTGTCTTTTAAGGGATGCCTCCCActttagtattaaaatatttagaCCAAAGTGATTGTGATCAGcttacccaaaaataaaaatacttaacAGGATTAGGCCCCGACATTTCAGGGATGTGTAATGCATTATTTGTTTGACCAACTTGATATGCCGGTCCTTGTTTATTGACCCCTATCTTTCGATATGGTACGAGAACACATTGGAATGCGAAGCTACCCAGCCTCTCCAGATTCCAGAAGATGGGCAACCCTATTGTTTACATTATCAATCACCTCTCTTATTTAACTCCATAAATATGTTCAACTTGAAACAAACCCAGACTTGTGACACCCACTTTATACCTCATCCCAGCTGGACTGTTAATTCCatttaattgagtttttaaaataattatatttattgcatGGGTCATTCCGATCAAATTTTAATGCATTGTGTTTCTTTTAACCGGCTTAGATCCGAGCTATCTATGCAACATGTATATTCGTGCTTAAAAATTGATCcataaattctaaatatttttcatattaaattcAAACTGATATTTAACATTAAAGCTAAAATTAAGTTGATGAAAAGAATCTTAGTTATACTTTGAatactcaattaaaatattttaaaggtaaAAAACTGCTTTAAAATCTATGCTATTGTTTTGAGACATATGGTGAAATTAACCCTATTATAACTTATCAAGCATAAAGAAGCTGGAGATGCTAGTAGCCTATACTACATGCCAAGTACCAACCAAAGTGCAAAGGAAACAAAAGTCACTATAAGAAAAGCACATAGACCCATAAAATACCCAACCCtataatctatttattttttaatcacgTTTATCTTACACCttcaagttaaattttttttttatcaaaagataaaaaatatgaataaaatctGAAGGTtgaagaataaaaatatttttttaaatcaagtttaattttaatataagtaCCGcccctctttaaattttttaaatttagtcttttCATTTGTCTAATTTAAAAACTAAAGTCCAATTGATAAATATTGTTAATAGACTTTAATTGAATTCAAATATGTAACATTCTAATattcaaatgcagtccaattAATAACATAAACTAACAATGTTATTAACTGgattgtaactttttaaagtagagagattaaattgtttaagttaaataggattaaattgtgaataatgATGATGTACTAATGGTTAGTGAAAGAAATTTATCTTCAATCAAAATGTATCACTGTATCTTTTATGCTAGAATCCTGTGTGAATTTGACTTCAAAATGAAACGCATTCACCTAAGGGCCAACTTGGTtttcatttattaatatttaaagttTTGGTCTTGATGACCCTATAGATTTTGAAAGCTACTAGTTTGACCATAGGCATTGCTACCTGCCCATTGTCCCAACTCCCAAACAAGGGAACGTTTTCTTCAaaatttatcttttctttttctacagatttatgataaaaaatttcaataatattgTTTTTGTAATTCatcctttcaataaaatcatttCGAAAGCATAAATGCATGATGCATACATCAATGGTATCGTTGGGTATAGCTGTTATAATAAATTACTAGGAAGAAATTTTAGGAAGTTGCGTGGGAAAAAGCGTTTGTAATAGAGAACAGCTCATCCCAAACTCCACCTCCAACCCAACCCTTCATCGCTTCAGCCTATAAATTCAGCCTCTCTCGTATTTTTCCTTACCAACAACAATTTCATTCTATCCCATACAGCTTGTTAGCTTTCTCCAAATGACCATGCCTCCTCAAGTGATTCCCGACAAGACCCTTCAAGGTCTCTATGGTTTGGGTAGAGAAAACAATTCTTCTCCTCACCCTAGAAGGTAAACTCACCCATCATCATCTTCCTCGTTAATACTTGCCACATTTCCCTGTCTGTGTAATGCAGTAAACACtaggtttttttttgttagttTAATTTGCGTTACAATCTTACAGGTTGGAAGGGAAAGTTGCTATTGTGACGGGAGGAGCAAGAGGGATTGGGGAGGCAACAGTGAGGCTTTTTGCAAGGCACGGTGCTAAGGTAGTGATCGCAGATGTGGAAGACACGCTTGGAACTGCGTTGGCTAATTCTTTGTCTCCTTGTGTCACTTTTGTTCATTGTGATGTTAGCCTGGAAGAAGACATTGAGAATTTAGTAAGCTCAACAGTTTCCCGATATGGGCGGCTTGATATCCTTTTTAACAATGCTGGGGTGCTTGGGAATCAGAGAAAGCATAAAAGCATTGTTGATTTCGACGTGGATGAGTTCGATAATATAATGAGAGTGAACGTGAGGGGAATGGCGCTGGGAATCAAGCATGCTGCACGTGCAATGATTCCCCGAGGTGGTGGGTGCATCATTTCAACAGCCAGTGTTGCTGGAGTGATGGGTGGCCTTGGTCCACATGCTTACACGGCTTCGAAACACGCCATTGTTGGATTGACAAAGAACGCGGCTTGTGAACTAGGGCGGTATGGGATTAGAGTGAACTGCATTTCTCCATTCGGTGTGGCTACACCTATGCTTGTGAATGCATGGAGAAGCCACGACGATGAAGAAGAGGAAACCGGCTTTAACTTTGGGATTCCATGCCAACAAGAAACGGAGAAGACGGAAGAGTTCGTGAGAGGGCTTGCCAATTTGAAAGGTCCAACACTCAGGGCTAAAGACATAGCTGAGGCTGCTTTATATCTTGCTGGCGATGAATCTAAATATGTAAGTGGGCATAATCTTGTAGTGGATGGTGGAGTCACAACATCAAGAAATTGTGTTGGCTTGTAACCCCATTATTAACCCTAATTGTAAATTttcgattaaataaatttatttttctccatttagatTCCAAGTTCAAAAGTTGGAAAAAGAGACTGATTGTCCttggatttatttattaggaTTCAAATTAAGACTTTGACAAGTATGAGCCAAAATAGTCTTATTTGATGATATATCAATCTCACTCGTTTTAGTCTTTGTAAGATTAATGGCATGCGAATCAACCTCCTCTGACCAAGAAGAATCTCTTCAAGTTTCTACCATTTTAGCGGGTGGCTGCTAAAATCAAAATGTTGTTAATAGGTGGAAGAAGCAATAATATATGTAATGTGAGTCCAACACGAAATTACCTCTCTTATACGTATTTATGTCAAGTCAAGGCTACATGATGTTGGGTCAAAAAGATTGCGCGAGATTTGGCCCTTTTTTTTGGTTACTTTCCCTTGTGCCGTTTGGTACAAGCAAATGGAATCAGTAGTTTTGTAACACTTGAATTGACTTCCGACTAATTAATGTCACttcatttattttgttattatgtcTAATTAAGAGTGAGTTTAGATTGGAGATCCGTTTACTTgtaattagtgtaaaaataatgaTAGTGATGAGAGCAGATATTGTGGCAATACTGTAGTGTAACACACTGCACCACATCCAAACGTCCGTTTCAGTACCAAATCAAAATGTATATGGTAAACGTGAGTGCGCCTCCActactacaaaacaggggaaggGAAGTGCATGCAGCAGCCTTGGccgtttttttctttcttaataaTGTAATTAGTTATTTAAATAGTGAAAGGttttatttaactataaaaattgGTTAagggtttttatattttatgttttaatatttttttacttttaactacaaaaatataattattttggtcaaaatatatttgctttaatattaaaataaagaatttttatgagtaaaaatcataagGTAATgacttatttaattataaaaataggttAATGCTtgtttaaacataatataatgaGTCGAAGGGGAATacaaagaaaattataaataagGAGGGTTTATACCCTTTTTTTTCAGCAGccactcaaaataaaaatttgtatatCAAGTCCCTAAATAATTTAGATTATTACATTTTAATTCGGTACCGCCAATTTAATAGGTGATACTAATAAAACTATACGattttaataaataatcttatgGGCATATCATTtcagttattaattttattttttgtattatttaggtGAAAAAACCAATAGTTGATgaagtgaatatttttttttggaCATGTTAGAATTAAGTAATGAGAGAGGTTAATTAAACGTTAAAATATGCTTcattttaacccaaattaaaacataaaaagtaGATGCCAAATACAAGGGAATCAAAACAGTAGTTTAACCAAAAGATTTGGGCGGCTAGAAGGAGGCAGAGCTTGGACTGTAGGcaatttttttcaaagaaaacGGGGTTTTGATTTGATGGGAAGGGACTTGGCTTGAATCTTTACGTTTTTATCGTGCTTGGCCCAACTCCCTATGATTCTTCCACTTTATCATAACTTTGCAGCTGTCTGTCTCttgttttcttaaatatttgACTAAGGAATATAGAGATGTGTGATGGTGTCTTAAAGGGGAAAATTTCACTTTGGAAACCTATCCCCCTATATTTTCTATCTACTTATTAGGCTTTTGCTAGTCTTTGGAGCTGCCAAAGCGTCAAACTTCAAACAGCTAAACCCTAAAATGAGTTGTAAACCCGGATCCTCTTTTTATCTTTTTGCccaacttaataataaataattaaaaattctgaGACTGTACATAGAATAATTAGTCTTGCTCCTTAATGTCGTGCTATAGTCCATAGCTCAAGGAACTGTGCATGTCTATATGCTTAATTGTCATTTGTTCCAAgggaatgatatatataattggaAAGGTAAATATTATTCCTAATGTATGATATGGTTACCTAATCTAGAATTGATATTATTCCATGAGAAGCATTCATTAATTAGACCTGCTACTTGACTATCAGCCTTACGATAATGTGCTGTCACTAACTAAAAGCAAACAGTGGCCCATAAGCACATATCTAGAAAGTAAATGGGAGagatttctaaaataattaatccacaacatataacatttacatgCATAAAGCATATATACTATAGTTAGCATTTAGCGAGGTGTATCTTCCTGGAGCCACTCAATCTCGTTAAATAAATTGAAGGACATGTAAGCAAGTAGAAGGCAGTGGGTGGTATACAGCAATCACATGAAATAAAATATCGAGTGTCACAATTCTCGTGGAACTGGGTAGACAGACTGGCTGATTAGAGAGACAATCTCCAGGAATATTTGAGTTCTTTCGGATAGATTATTGGATACTCAAATCCACCAATATATACATTCATGATGGGAATGAGATTCCGTTCTGTCATCTATTTTTCTAATAGAGATATTCAACCAATGCCCAATGTTTAATGCTCATATGCCATTAATATATAGtcaaaatcatgttttaaacaaTTATTTATGCCGGGAATTCAACCATTactttatttgcttataaatataatattctcTTATTTATTCCCAAAacctattattattttaacatataatgtTATTAGGGTAATCAAAATTCGGTTAGATTTGaaaaactcaaattttgaattaaatagttcgagttaactcgaataaaaaagttaaaattttcgatttaacttgaatatgaattatacaaTTCGAATTACTTTttttactagttaaataatcggtccgtGTAGGTTTAAAATTCGGTATAATAGGACTTGACGCAAAATActtgatttaaaagaaataattactATTACTTATGTAATAAGGGGGAACCAAACGTGATGTTAATTCACCTTGGGCATTAATTTTCGATGTTGTATCTATGTAGTGAGTCTgcacatttttttaaattactagtAAAGGCTGGAGGGAAAGGTTGCATTGTGACAGGCGGCGCCAAAGGAATAGGGGAGGGAACAATTAGGCTAGACATGGTGCAACTGTAGTAATTGCAAATGTGGACATAGCCGGAGCTGCGCTTGCTGATTCATTACTTCCTAATTCAGCTATATTTGTTCACTATGATGTTAGCTTGGAAGAAGACATTGCAAACTTGGTGGATGTCACAATTCTATGTTATGGACGGATTGTTATGTTTTTTAACTGTTAGAATTAAGtaacccgaatccttatttaaataaaatacagttgtaaaataaaataaaagtaaaatccctatagaactacacttattttattttattttagaataaggttttttaaacattattaaactccatctatttgatattcatgattagaataaagtgtttcaatcttactacactcctattagaatatgattttacaagcctataaatagacataatcaactcctcttgtaattatttcgaattcaacatagtgaattatcttcttcTCTGCCTGTgatttttttctcgaaagggtttccacgtaaaaatctgtgtttttttattttaatttctcttttctttgcgatatattgtcattaccgacattctaaTTTCGTTGGCATACGACATCTttcagaattgaagagaaatttaatttcgttaagtCAAAaaggtacaaatacacagctgaaagtgagGTTTTGAATATTTCCAAGGGTTCctttgttgtgatgaaagggcagagaaagactgccaagttatatgtctTGCatggttctactgttactggtgatgcaactGTCGCATCATCTTTCTTGTCAGATAacgatattactaaactttggcatatgcgtctggggcatatgagtgagaatggcatgacagaattgagtaaaagaggatttcttgatgggcaaggaatttgcaagcTTAAGTTCTGTAAGCACTGCattttttgggaagcaaaagagagttcgattcactagaagAATCCATAACACAAAGAGAACattagagtatattcattctgatctgtgggggccatcaaGAGTGCTTTTGAGTGGTGGAGCTAATTATaagctaacttttattgatgattttttcagaaaaatttgggcgttcttcttgaagtagaaaagcgatgtgtttttcgcatttaagtcttggaaaactgtgattgaaaaacagacgggaaaacaaataaaacacgTCCACACatacaatggcttagagttctgttctgatgagtttaataaactgtgcaagttagaagggatcgtgagacacttgacagtttgtcatactccacagcaaaatggcgttgtagaatgaatgaacagaacggtcatggagaaggtttgatgtatgttgtcaattgccaacttaccaaagtcattttgggtcGAAGCAGCCTCTATTGCATGTTTTTTAACCAACCgatgccattgagaaaaagactccacaagaggtatggtctggtaatcctgctgactattctgatttaaagatctttgagtCTCCTGCGTATGGTCATGTTGATAATGGagaattggaaccgagatccattaaatgtgtttttcttgattataaagctggtgtaaaagggtataagttatggtgtcttgaaaatagaaaagttgtgattagcagagatgttgtttttgatgaaactgctatgttatctaacttatctcttaaaggctcttccaataaagaaaatcaaaagcatgTGGAACATCAGcttaatccagaatctacaacaTAGTTGACTCCTCCAGCCCatacaaaaattcagaatagagttgcttcttcaccacaatactctattgtcaaaaacagaactagaagagaaattaaacctccaaagaaatatgccgaggttgatctagttgcttattcTTTAAAtatggctgaagatatagatgcaaaccaaaagccatctaattattctgaggcggttagttgtgaagactcagaaaagtagATATTTgttatgcaagaggagatggaatcact contains:
- the LOC107938933 gene encoding short-chain dehydrogenase reductase 2a; translation: MTMPPQVIPDKTLQGLYGLGRENNSSPHPRRLEGKVAIVTGGARGIGEATVRLFARHGAKVVIADVEDTLGTALANSLSPCVTFVHCDVSLEEDIENLVSSTVSRYGRLDILFNNAGVLGNQRKHKSIVDFDVDEFDNIMRVNVRGMALGIKHAARAMIPRGGGCIISTASVAGVMGGLGPHAYTASKHAIVGLTKNAACELGRYGIRVNCISPFGVATPMLVNAWRSHDDEEEETGFNFGIPCQQETEKTEEFVRGLANLKGPTLRAKDIAEAALYLAGDESKYVSGHNLVVDGGVTTSRNCVGL